The proteins below come from a single Molothrus aeneus isolate 106 chromosome 21, BPBGC_Maene_1.0, whole genome shotgun sequence genomic window:
- the AURKAIP1 gene encoding small ribosomal subunit protein mS38, giving the protein MLISRLSSQLLKASRIAGHLLPRSVSSFLCCRSPCARYSTQPQNPSGAQPQQWHTLDPELEEILIPRKLSISPLESWLTVRYSLPKAQPEASHEHPEPLECPPAAGTGQVEEGEGALGDRVQCRNVLKIRRRKMNRHKYKKLLKRRKFIRRRIKEGRKKKRQIKFEKDLERIWKKAGLKSAPAGWQTPKIYLRSSKR; this is encoded by the exons atgttaaTATCACGGCTGAGTTCCCAGTTACTGAAGGCTTCGAGAATTGCAG GCCACCTCTTGCCCAGGTCGGTGTCGTCGTTCCTGTGCTGCCGCTCCCCGTGCGCCCGCTACAGcacccagccccaaaaccccagcggggcccagccccagcagtggcACACGCTGGAccctgagctggaggagatCCTCATCCCCAGGAAACTCTCCATCAGCCCCTTGGAGAGCTGGCTCACAGTCAGGTACTCCCTCCCCAAAGCTCAGCCAGAAGCCAGCCATGAACacccagagcccctggagtGTCCCCCTGCCGCTGGGACGGGGCAggtggaggaaggagagggagctCTGGGTGACAGAGTGCAGTGCAGGAACGTGCTGAAGATCCGCaggaggaaaatgaacaggcacAAGTACAAGAAGCTGCTCAAGAGGAGGAAGTTCATCCGCAGGAGGATAAAGGAGGGGCGCAAGAAGAAGCGGCAG aTAAAATTTGAGAAAGATTTGGAGCGCATCTGGAAGAAAGCTGGCTTGAAAAGTGCTCCTGCAGGCTGGCAAACCCCCAAGATCTACCTGAGGAGTTCCAAGCGCTAA